In Setaria italica strain Yugu1 chromosome I, Setaria_italica_v2.0, whole genome shotgun sequence, the genomic window AAGAAGGTGAAGTTATTGAACTTCTGCTGCCGCCTTCTGTCATTTAACAACATGTACATCTTCTGATATACATAAATATTACGTTTTGTATGCAATTCAGGTTCTAGGAGTACACTATTTGCAGCATCTGACCCCCAAGTTCCAGAATACTGTGAGATGCTTAAGTCTGAAAACTGGCCTGTCTGTGCTTGCATCTCATACGATTGCAATCCAATGAATGCATCTGAAGAGGCACACAACCTTGAAACGTCGGAGCTGGTTTGGGAGAAGACACTTGAGATGATTGGCCTTCCGCCAGATGCCCTGGAGAAGCTCATCGCTGGGGAATCGGTTCAGTGTTGTTATGGTCAACAGGAGGCAGAATAGAATATCACACAGAGTCAAATCATACCGCTTTTAGTTTGCAGTTAGTGGTGGTTTGTTCCTGTTCTTGATTAGAGCACCTTTGTTGTATCTTTCTGATCCTGAATTTGAAGGGGGAAAACACActgaggaagagagagaagaaaactgAGTTTGTTAAAAGTTATGCATGTTTGTTCTAGTTTGAGGTAATGgggaggattttttttaatttgcgcAAAAAGGATATTGTAAAGAGTTGTAGAAATACATTTCCCCTGTTATTTGTGATCACTGATCAATGATAGTGCTATACTTGAAACAAGAATTGAAGAGATACCTATTCTGAGTTAACATagcaatatatatatttttttgcgGTGAGCTCACTCCAAGTTCAGATATGTTTTCTTGGGGGAACAACTTGATTTGTAGTATCGGAGACACAGCCAACTCATTGATCAGCTGTATGTGCATAGATGGGGATCCAGGGATGATTTAACTTGTCACATTTATTATTCCGCTGGGCATGTGCTCACATGCTAACTCTGACGAGTACTAGCAGGCCAATACAAAAATTGCTGATGCTCAAAGCAGAACCTTGGAAAACCAAGATCAGCCAGACAGCTTCAGGCTTCAGCAGATCATGCTCACAGATGATGAGACAGAGACAAGGTCACAATGGAACATTTGCAACTAGAGGGTTAAGATCCATATTAATTACAGACATCGCCCTTCAATGGAACAAGTAAGAGTTTATAACAGCTGCTGGGAATAACAGTAACAGCAAAAACACGACCGGAGTTGCAAACTTCTTTCCTCTCCAGGGACCTAACGGACACTCTGATTTGCTGCCAATGGATGAAACGGCGCCATGAGTCAGCATTATGCAGTAGCTGCACCTAAGCATTTGGCGGCCAGAGCTTTGGATCTTGAGTTGTGTCCACCACGGTAGGAGGCATCCACTGCCACATCGCCATCCCAGGGAATGCTGCAGGGATTGGGGCGCCTTTGTTGGTTGGAGCTTGCTGTGGTGGTGCGAATGGAGCAAAAGCAGCAGGATGGTATGCAGCTGGATGAGGGAGATGGGGAACATATCCTGTAGGAGCTGTACTGATTGCTTTAACTTGCTGCTCCAGCCTCTCCTTTTCTGCCTTCAGTCTCACTTTCTCTTCTCGGAGCTCATTCTTCTCCTCCTGGAAAAACAATATAGCATTCCGTAAATTAAAACCTACAAATTGGTTCACTGGTAGGCTCTATATAGATGTAGAGGAGGTTAGACCAGTGATCACTAAACTTGCATATTAATTATAGCATATCTAGAAACTAATTCGTGGACTAAGCAATGGCTGGCTGCAGGATACACAAAGTGGGCATGCCTACGAATTCAGTGGAACTAAGCTTGCCTGCATGGACACTCGTGTGTATAAGCAGAACAAAAATATCATACATTTTCAACACACAACACAATTTTAAGAGACATGAAGAAGTATGTGGAGAGCATCAAAGGTTCTGAAATCCAGAGGAACATTTGTAAGAAGCATAAGTTGTATGAACAAGATACCTTCAGGTCCTTGATATTCTCTCGCAGCTTCTCGTTTGATTCTTTAAGCTTTTCTGCCTCACCTCTAAGTTGTGCCACCATACGAGCTGCATCACTCAAGATATTTGCTTTATCCAACTTAGCTTGCTTACCAGGATTCATAACTGAACTTAATTCCAGAAACCTGCAAGTCAAATAATAGATCAGAACTAAGATATATGCAAGTACGTGCACCCTTTCTTCCTAGAGCAATGGCCGCGATGTGTAGTTTCACTTTCACTGTACCTGTCATTCAGCCTGTCCCTCCTCATTTTCTCACGACAAGCTTTGGATTTTGGACCAGATGAAGATGGTTCATCTCTAGCCCTGCACAAAATCGAAATGGTTATGTTAAACAAGTGGATCAAGAAAATAATACAAGTCCGATGCTATGTTGGTAGTGCTACTTATACCACTCATGAGAAATTAAACAAACTGTGCTGCATGGACTTTAAGATTGAAAAAACTTTGTAGCTTTATGCTATAGGGTCACTACTCGAGTATCTGGTTAGATTTGCATGCTTAATGTTCCAAAGTCGCATTCTGAACAATTTAGAAACCGTAAAGTTTCTGGTTACCCATTTGGAGATTGAACCCATGAAATGGATGGGCATGAGGCCCAAATACATACACAAAAAAAAGGGATAGAGACTTCCCACAATTCAGATATGTGCAAGAAAAATCCTTCAGAGTAAGGATAAGAAACCATACCTTTTCCCCAAATTAGATTGTTCAAACCCACAAGCATCTCCACTGACACCATCAATCCCAAGTCTGCCACAATCACAAGGTAAGTACCGGATACAACAGCAGAGAATACATACAGAACATGTGCAAGTGCAGTGCGGCTGCTCAAGTATCTGATAAAAGATTCTGCTGCTCATATTTCAATTGAAAGATAGGGGACACACATCTAGGTTCATAATTATGCAAATCACTTCCATATATCATATAATGCATGATGAACATCGTAAGAGCCTATCCAAGCTAGCACACAAACATCGATTGCTTGCTTCAAGGTAGCTAGCAAGACTTGTAATGATGACAGCAACAGCACGCAGATAAGCAGTAAAATCTACGGACTTGTAACAAGAATTAACAAGTAATGTAGAATATCACCATTCACATGTAGTATCACAGGATTTGCTTAGATGCACCTATGAACCAACTAGCACCGCAGTTACCTAAGCATCAAATGCACATATCAAATTCAATCTACCCCCAGGCACAAGGACAAGAGAAATTCCCAAATTCGCATAAACCAAGACCGCAGATTAGGTTACAGAATTGCGGAGACTCAAAACTGTTTCCTGCCATATCATAAGCCTCCTTTCTTTTTGAGACTACATCACCCAAATCAATTAGCATATAATTTAACACCGCCCACAAAATTAAAAAACCATCCGCAGCGACAACGACCGCGATAGTATAAAATCTACGAACCACACCATAAACCGACAGCAATCTAGTACTACACCTACAAGAAAGAATCGTTCCGGTTGCTATCGCCGTACCCTCCGTCGCCGGCCAGGTTGGGCACGCCATCACAGAAGAGGGCGAGAtctccgtcgtcgccggcgccaccgaGGAGGAAATCTTCCACGGGGTCTCCGCCAACGCAGccgtccatcgccgccgcggccgtgggtCCGGCGCCGGAGGAATCTGCGGTCACGGCTAGGGTTCCGCGGGTCGGGCGACGAGAGGTCGAGAACGAATGGGGGGCCTCACGCTTTGCAGAATGCACCCTGGATGCGGCCTCTCTGGTTAACAGGTCCTCCTTTGGGTAAGGGACAGGGGTGTGCTTGCAATTTTGGGAACTTAGAGGACCTGATTCGGCAGAGTAGGTGGAGAGCTCGTGGGTTTGGGAAGAGGTTGGAATGGAGGAAAGAGTGATGAGATATGATCACGTGAAGAACAAGGTTGGACCGTGGATGGATGGCCTACGTTGGACGCCACTCGGCTCTGCTAAAGTGCTAATGGCTTCCGGCTGTCTTCTGGTTTCACGTGATCAAATCAGCTCCGATTTACAGATATCGTTAATAGATATATGATAATGTGGTATGATTTATCTTTGTGATATTTTGTATCAACATTATATATTATCAATTGCTACTGTATCTAAATAGCAAATTAAACGAATGAAATGTAGGCACAACGTAAATTTATATATAGTTATAACcctaatttatttttataaaatgaAATAAAGATATAAATGATAAACTAAAATTTCAAAATTCCTTTGATCTCTCTATGCAGATGGATAGTTTGTGTTCGGTGCTAAATGATCCTGCTCATTGTTCTTGGCTAGCTTTTTGTATTTTACGTGATCAAATTATCTTCTTAAAGGTTGCTAAAGAAGATATGACGGTGGAACATGGatccataaataatataataaatTGCATCGAAAACTAAAAATCAAAAATATGTTCCACCTCTCATCAATAGGGAAGATACGATAACGTGGTacaataaataataaaaataaaactacATCACGAATATTCAAACAGTATATCTTATGTGTTTGGTGCAATGAGATATTGCTCATTATTTGCCACCTTCTTATTTCGTGTGATCAAATTGAGCCACGAAGGTACCAAAGAAAATATGGCAATGTAGTATGACTTATCACTATGATGGTTTTACGTCATTGCTGTATGTTTATCTCAATTGATATTACatctaaaaaggaaaaaaaaagatatacaTGTTCTAGAAAGCATCACCAAGTTAATACTCTATACCTTTTGATTTTATATAGAATAAAGTAAAGATGGTAAAGTAGGAAAGTTACGTGACTCCCCACTTGGGCTCTGCGTGTGGAAGAAACACGCGCTCGGAACGTGGCATGGCTAAGATAATAAACTACAAGGGACACAAAAGATGCAGGAGGATTGGCCCTGTGGCGACCAGACACACAGCACGTGGAGTCAACACTGACTTGACAGTGATATCCTGTGGTGGGCTGGTCCTGTCTGATGGATTCGATAGCCTTTCCTGGACTTCATTGGGCTGTTTACTAGAGCCCATTATCTTCGGTTGCTTTGGGCTGTTACTTCTTGCAGTGGGCCAAATCAGGTGTGACATGACATGCAAACTACCTGGTGCCTTCATTTTAcctttcccccttttttttcctgaGGGAACAGATGCCCTTTCAGCAGATCATGAGACTAGCTGAAAAAATGGAGCTGACTTTTCTCACAGCGACGTatgtttacatttttttttgtgcatTCCATATAGAGATTCAAAATCTCAAACTGTTTCGGAATTTGGATGCACAAAAAAAAGTGATCTTGCAATTTAACTCTCCAGTGATTTTTCATTTTGCGTATCTATCAAGTTTGTATTTATTGAATTTGGTTCTAGATTCACCTATATATATTTGTTGGGTTCACAAAGGGCACAAGCATAAACACATGGTTGAATATAAAACCACAGTGATATGGTTTGAATTTCCACTAGAAGATGCTTAGCCCTTCAGCATGCACAATctctctgttcgcttcagcttatcagccagcttatcagccatcgaacagtatttttctctcacaacaaatcagccatttcagcttttcagccagcttataagtccagccgaacaggcccgAATCCTCAAAGAACGGCAGCAGCAGTGGGGCCTAATCTGCAGGGACCCATGATTATTCGGCTGGTAAAAAGGGGAGCAACTTCCTGGCCTTGGACTTTCGGTCCTCCAAATCAAATGTGTTTTGCATTGCCCCTCCACTTGATCATGATGCCTGTCTACATGcactacacacacacacacatatgaGAGATCACAGAGGCTGAGAGGCATCCAGCTCCACTCACCCtcaaagaaaatgaaattgcCATCAGTCCAAGTGCTTCCTGCAGATTCCTTTCTCTGCATGCCTCTGCTTTATACCCTTCCCCATTCCACAAAGCAAATTGTTCTATGGATGGATGGAATGGAATTGATGGATTCCCCTCTCCTTTTTATCACCAACTACAAGAGTGCAAGGGCTTGCAAACACCTGGAAATGTGCCGGGCAATTTTATCTATTGCTGGGTGCTACTCACTAGATGCATGATCCACTAGCACCGCCTAATTGCGTCTCGTCATCGCAGCgaaattttacttttttttctttaatcaATTAAAAGATAGTCCACTTCAAGGCTAATGAAGAGCTAGCTCTGATCTTCTATACTAATTTAGTGCTTTTATTTATTTCCCAAATATTTTTCCCTAATTGTATACTAACCTTATGATGCACCTATACCATTGTGCTATTGGAAAAGAGATATAGACGAATATGTAAATATACACGAGTAGGCTTTTTTCAGAATCATACAGTGGAATTATAGATGCTATATTTCATAAAGCAATTGGCAACTTTGAAACAAAATTCcagacattttttttcttcgagAGGACAACAAAAGCTTTGCCACGAGTTTTATTAGAAGAAGAGAAATAAAAGGGCAAGTGCTGGCCCAATTTTTTGAGTGGAACGGGAGCTAGGCATGGACAGGAGATTGTGAAGTGACCAAGAAGATTTGCAACATCCTCTGATATCTCTGCTTCTCAAGCAAGCCTTGACAACAAGTGGATTCCACCACCTACATATTTTATGCCTGTACAAATGGTTGACATGCTGTGAGCCGTTGCTTCTGATCCAATGCTCATCATGAGATTAAAGAAAGCTAATCCCTGGATGCAAAGCAAAAGACACCACCATCTCACCTCCTAATGAGCCCAAAAAGAAAACACCACCACAGAGATGTTGTtaaacacacacaaaaaaggaACACCATATATACCTCATCCCTCCATGGCAACAGTGATGTGGCTGACCCTGAAAAATCATGCTATTTTTAACCATatccttgaaaaaaaaaagcatcttTTTGCAGTGGTGCCTTGCACTCGGCCGTctgatatgatgatgatgactttTGCAAATCCATGGGTGGTCATTCATTAAATTATTAGAAAGGTGGCTGGAAATTATCTGTCGAGTGGAAAATAAAGCTGCAGCAGATAGTTAAAAGCAGGGGTTTTACCTAAAGGTTAACAATAAGTGCAGCTATCTTGAGGCCAAATGGTGATAACTAACCGCCACTTTACTGAGGTGAGTTGGTCAGCTGCAAATCATGCCTTTTTTATTTCCAGAGTAGTCGTGAAGCATGCCTTTTGGCCTTGTGATCCAAGAACACTGAAACTTACTTGTGCAGCACTAGAACATGCTGCTTTTTTGGCTGCTcatcgatttttttttcttttggcgaAACGCTTATTGATCTTGTTGCTGGTACAGACGGAACCTGAAGTGCAATTGAAGCGCTGCTCGTGGATTTTGATAGACTACACAATACAAATTTGGTCTTAAACTATTTTACATGTTGCCATACACTTCATTcatgttttatttttgaattggCAGTCCATTTATAAACTCTTTTACCTTGACccgtttttattttattttttttttgcaaatggtGGGTCGGCTCTCACAGGCCACGCAACACATCATTTGAACATAGAAAAATATTCATGCGTAAGAGTTTCTATTGTGATGACTGGATTGTACACATTTCATTCCTAAGCTTAAAAAATAAATTGATTTTGGTCAATCAACAAGTAACGTGTATCTCAAGACTTATGACTTTGAAATTCGTTCATTTTTTGTTTATCATTTGAATAGAAATGGAACAATTGCCCGGCCACAGTTCTTCAAGCACCGAAAGTCCATTGTGATAGTCTTTGAATTGCAAGCAAGGACCTCTTGGTTGCTTCAGGAAGCGACCTTCTACCCAGACATGGGGTCTGGACTTCTGAGTTTCTGACCATTCACCATTCTAGATTATTTTCAATCACGTCAAAGGGTTTCTGCTCCGTGAACATGAAAATCATACAATCTCTAGAACAAATTGAAAAGGAGCTGATGTTTCTAGTGATAACATTGCtgatttttttacaaaaaaataATCAGAAACGTGATTAATTATGAACAGTTCATTGCACCTACTACTACATGTTCCATTGCTGTTTATTCAGAGGTCAACCATAAGCTAAACTATTCTTAGGTTTCACCTGAACCGAAAGCTCCTGGCTTGTACCACAAACAATTATAAGCCGACATGGAAACACGCTAGATTGCAGATAAAGTTCTATCAAGATCATGCCATCTGATCTGACTTCTTGCAGATTTATAATCATATGCACGCAATGACAAAGGCTGCTAACTAACCTTGTGTAATCTGAGAATGTCATCTCTGCCAGTTGTTCTCTGTTAGAGTGGGTTGCCATCGCACCGGTAAACTTTCCAAACTCGatttaaaaaaaaggcaaatTCAAATTTTCAAGTTGATTTTCAAATTAAGATGAAATTTGCCTACGATTGTTTGTTTCACAGAATCAGCATGACGGTAACGTTTCTCCGTTTTTAAGTCAAATGATTTCAAACAGTATAACCAGTGGGCAGTAGTTTACTGCTAAACTACCACTGTTATTGTACTGGTAATTTTGTTAGCTAACGACTTTCTATTTGGCGCCGGGATGCGCGGTAGACTTGCTGACTTGCCTGTCCTCATCTGCTCATCTCAGTGTTAACTTTGTCAACCCTGTCCCCCGGTCAAAGCCCTCCGTTTCGTGATCAACGGCTGATGCTTCTCCAGTCCAAAGCCCAGGCAAGACAAGATGCCTTCTCCAGCTGTAGGCTTGACCGCCACGTGTCACTCTCAGGCAGCCGTTGACCTCAATTAGCCCCCCCTTAATCAGCGGCTACAGGAGGTCTCCTCCAGCTGCCATTAAATAAACTAACAACGTTAACAGCATGAGACAGTGCAAGCAAAGTGGAAGATGATGGCACACTGAAAGATCAGTTGTTCTTGCATTTGTAATTAGCTGCAGCGTCCAAATGCATCCAACAAaatatactatttttttttcttccagaGATGGGTCACAAATCATGACATCTACTACTTTATAATCACTCACCTGAAGAATTAGGACAAGTATTAAACTTGAGCTGCAGAGTCAAACCTAGAGTGATTAAccacctctcctccctcttctctctcctctccttctcacTCCCTTTGTCTTGCAGTCCTCTAGCTGCTCTGTTCCTCTCTCCTTCCTGCAAGGGAACAGGAAGAGCAAGCAAGATTGAAGAACAGGAGCAGACAGAGCTTAGATTGGACCATGATCCCAAGATGTGAATTCTTGGAGCTTCTTTATTATATGATCATGAGCTAGCTGCAACcggctgatcgatcgatcgccaACCACCACCTTGTCCTGTCTCGAGGCATGGCCTGGGGGAGCAGGAGCAGAGCGGTGATACCACTGCTCGTGCTGTGTGTGATCCTCTTGTCGCGGTCCGAGaacgccgccgcgcggcgctgcggcgccggcgacctcgccgcgctGCGGGGGTTCTCGGCCGGCCTCGACGCCGCGGTGGACGGCTGGCCAATCGCCAACGCGTCGGACGACGGGTGCTGCGACTGGCCCGGAGTTGCGTGcgatgcggcggcggggggaggcacggccg contains:
- the LOC101778287 gene encoding transcription factor ILR3; protein product: MDGCVGGDPVEDFLLGGAGDDGDLALFCDGVPNLAGDGGLGIDGVSGDACGFEQSNLGKRARDEPSSSGPKSKACREKMRRDRLNDRFLELSSVMNPGKQAKLDKANILSDAARMVAQLRGEAEKLKESNEKLRENIKDLKEEKNELREEKVRLKAEKERLEQQVKAISTAPTGYVPHLPHPAAYHPAAFAPFAPPQQAPTNKGAPIPAAFPGMAMWQWMPPTVVDTTQDPKLWPPNA